Proteins from one Bordetella genomosp. 10 genomic window:
- the fliQ gene encoding flagellar biosynthesis protein FliQ: MNDQTVMTMSYQAMKMVLIVAGPMLLVTLAVGLIISVFQAATQINEMTLSFIPKLLAVAATLVVLGPWLMQTMVDYIRQIMEQIPGLVS; encoded by the coding sequence ATGAACGACCAAACCGTAATGACGATGTCCTACCAGGCCATGAAGATGGTCCTCATCGTGGCCGGCCCGATGCTGCTGGTCACGCTGGCGGTCGGCCTGATCATCAGCGTGTTCCAGGCCGCCACGCAGATCAACGAAATGACGCTGTCCTTCATTCCCAAGCTGCTGGCCGTGGCCGCGACGCTGGTGGTGCTGGGGCCCTGGCTGATGCAGACCATGGTCGACTACATCCGCCAGATCATGGAGCAGATCCCGGGACTGGTGTCCTGA
- the fliR gene encoding flagellar biosynthetic protein FliR, which translates to MISFTLDQLYGWINAFLWPFARLLALFSVAPLFGESSVPSLPKVGLAAIVAIVVAPTLPAFPAVATSSYEGLWILAQQIFIGMALGFVMRICFSAVQTAGDFVGLQMGLSLATLYDPSTHSNTEVLARLFNILAMLLFLVFNGHLLMLDVLVRSFTILPIGHDTLNPAAWMGVAEVGGKIFSSGLLMALPLIAALLTLNLSLGILNRAAPQLSAFSVGFPIMLMSGVVLLTIILPHTPSFLNEFYQESLAAMARVADTLAMPRTGAN; encoded by the coding sequence ATGATCAGCTTCACCCTCGACCAGCTATACGGCTGGATCAACGCCTTCCTCTGGCCCTTCGCGCGGCTGCTGGCCCTGTTTTCCGTGGCGCCGCTGTTCGGCGAGTCGTCGGTGCCGTCGCTGCCCAAGGTGGGCCTGGCGGCGATCGTCGCCATCGTGGTGGCGCCCACCCTGCCCGCCTTTCCGGCGGTGGCGACCAGTTCCTACGAAGGCCTGTGGATCCTGGCGCAGCAGATATTCATCGGCATGGCGCTGGGCTTCGTCATGCGGATCTGCTTTTCCGCGGTGCAGACGGCGGGCGACTTCGTCGGCCTGCAGATGGGCTTGTCGCTGGCGACGCTGTACGACCCCTCGACGCATTCCAACACCGAAGTGCTGGCGCGGCTGTTCAACATCCTGGCCATGCTGCTGTTCCTGGTGTTCAACGGCCATCTGCTGATGCTGGACGTGCTGGTGCGCAGCTTCACCATCCTGCCCATCGGGCACGACACGCTGAATCCGGCCGCCTGGATGGGGGTGGCGGAAGTGGGCGGGAAGATCTTCTCCTCCGGCCTGCTGATGGCCTTGCCGCTGATCGCGGCGCTGCTGACGCTGAATCTTTCCCTGGGCATCCTCAACCGCGCGGCGCCGCAGCTCTCGGCCTTTTCCGTGGGCTTTCCCATCATGCTGATGTCGGGCGTGGTGCTGCTCACCATCATCCTGCCGCACACGCCCTCGTTCCTGAACGAGTTCTACCAGGAATCGCTGGCGGCCATGGCGCGCGTCGCCGACACCCTCGCCATGCCCCGCACCGGGGCGAATTGA
- the fliP gene encoding flagellar type III secretion system pore protein FliP (The bacterial flagellar biogenesis protein FliP forms a type III secretion system (T3SS)-type pore required for flagellar assembly.) has product MSIFRSWAPLLRRALSSQRGGALLGLLALLALVPGVVLAQATLPALTATPGPNGTETYSLSVQTLIMLTALTFLPAAVLMMTGFTRIIIVLSLMRNALGTQTTPPNMVLIGLALFLTAYTMSPVFDEIYQKAYQPLTAGSITFETALERGAVPLRTFMLHQTRETDLALFANMTNQPAMDTPANVPLKVLVPAFVTSELKTAFQIGFTVFIPFLIIDLVVASVLMGLGMMMVPPVTVSLPFKLMLFVLADGWHLLLGSLSRSFYQ; this is encoded by the coding sequence ATGAGCATTTTCCGCAGTTGGGCCCCTCTGTTGCGACGCGCGCTTTCTTCGCAGCGCGGCGGCGCCTTGCTCGGCCTGCTGGCCTTGCTGGCGCTGGTGCCGGGCGTCGTCCTGGCCCAGGCCACGCTGCCGGCCCTGACGGCGACGCCGGGTCCCAACGGCACCGAGACGTACTCGCTGAGCGTGCAGACGCTCATCATGCTGACGGCGCTGACCTTCCTGCCGGCGGCGGTGCTGATGATGACGGGCTTCACCCGCATCATCATCGTCCTGAGCCTGATGCGCAACGCGCTGGGCACCCAGACCACGCCGCCCAACATGGTGCTGATCGGCCTGGCCCTGTTCCTGACGGCGTACACCATGTCGCCGGTGTTCGACGAAATCTACCAGAAGGCCTACCAGCCCCTGACCGCCGGGTCGATCACCTTCGAGACCGCGCTGGAACGCGGCGCCGTCCCGCTGCGGACCTTCATGCTGCACCAGACCCGGGAAACCGACCTGGCGCTGTTCGCCAACATGACCAACCAGCCCGCCATGGATACGCCGGCCAACGTGCCGCTGAAGGTCCTGGTGCCCGCCTTCGTCACCAGCGAACTGAAGACCGCCTTCCAGATCGGCTTCACCGTCTTCATTCCCTTCCTGATCATCGACCTGGTGGTGGCCAGCGTGCTGATGGGCCTGGGCATGATGATGGTGCCCCCCGTCACGGTGTCGCTGCCCTTCAAGCTGATGCTGTTCGTGCTGGCCGACGGCTGGCACCTGCTGCTGGGCTCCCTGTCCCGCAGTTTCTATCAATAG
- a CDS encoding methyl-accepting chemotaxis protein — MDTMTESGRKAKANRKKTRTPKVKRKFAMRDVRVGSMLMMVLAIFALLIAAVGGMAAFFLNQNYHAVLQLGQLTDRAAQVQVINANMLRARVALLMSARSLQEAAVEGVSQSTADNDKRDAADTLKQANDLLANVRSSFADFQKNMLDDDTGRQLSMNLVRRYRSYIDDGVDTMVEALRSQDYATFYMVNTEYGVPRSASFIDAIEEFTKYINDQQAETNQQAKHNLDLALIAVAVAVGAAILLMIVSRIVFGRVVVRPLVDAGQHFEKIAGGDLTQRVDVRSHNEIGQLYAALKRMQESLTRTVASVRRGVEEINVGSREISAGNTDLSSRTEQQAASLEETAASMEELASTVKQNADNARQANQLAASASDVAARGGSAVSEVVSTMQGISASSRKISEIVSVIDGIAFQTNILALNAAVEAARAGEQGKGFAVVAGEVRSLAQRSAQAAKEIKGLIEDSVSKVGAGSQQVERAGATMQEIVTSVRRVTDIMGEISAASEEQSSGIDQVNRAVSQMDEVTQQNAALVEEAAAAAGSLQEQAQRLAEAVAIFKINEGQVIEVPAQQLGGTAYATPLVAQ; from the coding sequence ATGGACACCATGACCGAGTCAGGCCGCAAAGCCAAGGCCAACAGGAAAAAAACGCGCACGCCCAAAGTGAAGCGCAAGTTCGCGATGCGTGACGTGCGCGTGGGGTCCATGCTGATGATGGTGCTGGCCATCTTCGCCCTGCTGATCGCCGCGGTGGGCGGCATGGCGGCCTTCTTCCTCAACCAGAACTACCATGCCGTGCTGCAGTTGGGACAACTGACCGACCGCGCCGCGCAAGTGCAGGTGATCAACGCCAACATGCTGCGCGCCCGTGTCGCGCTGCTGATGTCGGCGCGCAGCCTGCAGGAAGCGGCGGTCGAGGGCGTCAGCCAGTCGACGGCCGACAACGACAAGCGCGACGCCGCCGATACGCTGAAGCAGGCCAACGACCTGCTGGCGAACGTGCGCAGCAGCTTCGCCGATTTCCAGAAGAATATGCTGGACGACGACACCGGCCGCCAACTGTCGATGAACCTGGTGCGCCGCTATCGCTCTTACATCGACGACGGCGTCGACACCATGGTGGAAGCGCTGCGCAGCCAGGACTACGCCACCTTCTACATGGTGAACACCGAGTACGGCGTGCCGCGCAGCGCGTCCTTCATCGACGCCATCGAGGAATTCACCAAGTACATCAACGACCAGCAGGCCGAGACCAACCAACAGGCCAAGCACAACCTGGACCTGGCCTTGATCGCGGTCGCCGTGGCCGTGGGCGCGGCCATCCTGCTGATGATCGTCTCGCGCATCGTGTTCGGCCGCGTCGTGGTGCGCCCGCTGGTCGATGCCGGCCAGCATTTCGAGAAGATCGCCGGCGGCGACCTGACCCAGCGCGTCGATGTCCGTTCGCACAATGAAATCGGCCAGTTGTACGCGGCGCTCAAGCGCATGCAGGAAAGCCTGACGCGCACGGTGGCCTCGGTGCGCCGCGGGGTGGAAGAGATCAACGTGGGCTCGCGCGAGATTTCCGCCGGCAATACCGACCTGTCCAGCCGCACCGAGCAGCAGGCGGCTTCGCTGGAGGAAACCGCGGCGTCCATGGAAGAACTGGCGTCGACCGTGAAGCAGAACGCGGACAACGCGCGCCAGGCCAACCAACTGGCGGCCAGCGCCTCGGACGTGGCGGCGCGCGGCGGTTCGGCCGTGAGCGAAGTGGTCAGCACGATGCAGGGCATTTCCGCCAGCTCGCGCAAGATTTCGGAAATCGTCAGCGTGATCGACGGCATCGCCTTCCAGACCAACATCCTGGCGCTGAACGCGGCGGTGGAAGCGGCCCGCGCCGGCGAGCAGGGCAAGGGCTTCGCGGTGGTGGCGGGTGAAGTGCGCTCGCTGGCCCAGCGCAGCGCCCAGGCGGCCAAGGAAATCAAGGGCCTGATCGAGGACTCGGTGTCCAAGGTGGGCGCGGGTTCGCAACAGGTCGAGCGTGCCGGCGCCACGATGCAGGAAATCGTGACGTCGGTGAGACGGGTGACGGACATCATGGGCGAGATCTCGGCGGCGTCCGAGGAACAGTCCAGCGGCATCGACCAGGTCAACCGCGCGGTCTCGCAGATGGACGAAGTGACGCAGCAGAACGCGGCGCTGGTGGAAGAAGCGGCGGCCGCGGCCGGTTCGCTTCAGGAACAGGCGCAGCGCCTGGCCGAGGCGGTGGCCATCTTCAAGATCAACGAAGGTCAGGTCATCGAAGTCCCGGCCCAGCAACTGGGCGGCACGGCCTACGCCACGCCCCTGGTCGCGCAATGA